ACCGTCGAGATGGCGACGCCGAACGTCTATGCCGACCAGATCGAATGGATGTGCCGTAACCTCGACAATCGCGAGAACCTGATCGTTTCGCTGCATCCGCATAACGACCGCGGCACCGGCATTGCCGCTGCCGAACTGGCACTGCTGGCAGGGGCCGACCGTGTCGAGGGCACGCTGTTCGGCAATGGCGAGCGCACCGGCAATGTCGACATGGTGACGATGGCGCTGAACATGTTCACGCAAGGCGTCGATCCCGAGATCGACTGCTCGAATATCGAACGCATCAAGGAAGTGTTCGAATATTCGAACCAGATGGCAATCGGCGAGCGTCATCCCTACGTCGGCGAGCTGGTCTATACGGCCTTCTCCGGCTCGCATCAGGATGCGATCAACAAGGGCATGAAGGCAGCACAGGTCGCCAACCATCCCGTGTGGGAGGTCCCGTACCTGCCGATCGATCCGCGCGATGTCGGTCGTTCCTACGAGGCGATCATCCGCATCAACTCTCAGTCCGGCAAGGGCGGAATCGCTTATATCTTGCAGCAGGATTACGGGCTGAACCTGCCGCGTAACCTGCAGGTGGAATTCCGCGAGGATATCCAGCGTATCACCGACGTAGAGGGCAAGGAGCTTCCGTCCCGGCGCATCTACGACCGCTTCATCGAGCGCTACGTGACACAGCCGGAAGGGCGCCTGCGCTTCGTCGACCATCACACCTATCCCGACACCGAGCACAAGGGCCAGCGGATCGTTGCAGCCGAGATCACCGACAATGGGGAGATCAAGCGCATCGAAGGGCGCGGCAACGGCCCGATCGACGGCTTTATCAATGCGCTGTCGCATTATCTCGGCATCGAGATGTCGGTCGAGGACTATTCCGAGCATTCGCTCCAGCATGGCTCGAACGCGGCGGCGATCTCTTATGTCGAGACCTCC
The nucleotide sequence above comes from Rhizobium indicum. Encoded proteins:
- the leuA gene encoding 2-isopropylmalate synthase: MDAKTQSPRDKMASKSEMSPAKGMPDAAVKYRAYPQVNIPDRTWPTKTITKAPVWCSVDLRDGNQALVDPMGHDRKARMFHLLIEMGFKEIEIGFPSASQTDFDFARWCVEEGNVPDDVSLQVLVQCRPELITRTFEALEGANRPIVHFYNSTSELQRRVVFAKDVQGIKQIAVDAAKMITDMATKAGGGYRFEYSPESFTGTELDVALEICNAVIEVVKPTPDNKLIINLPSTVEMATPNVYADQIEWMCRNLDNRENLIVSLHPHNDRGTGIAAAELALLAGADRVEGTLFGNGERTGNVDMVTMALNMFTQGVDPEIDCSNIERIKEVFEYSNQMAIGERHPYVGELVYTAFSGSHQDAINKGMKAAQVANHPVWEVPYLPIDPRDVGRSYEAIIRINSQSGKGGIAYILQQDYGLNLPRNLQVEFREDIQRITDVEGKELPSRRIYDRFIERYVTQPEGRLRFVDHHTYPDTEHKGQRIVAAEITDNGEIKRIEGRGNGPIDGFINALSHYLGIEMSVEDYSEHSLQHGSNAAAISYVETSYPGGKLFGAGINTNIVAASLEAIVSAANRVLDVKAGKA